From Verrucomicrobiota bacterium, a single genomic window includes:
- a CDS encoding DUF1501 domain-containing protein: protein MLTIYGNKSRFCDGISRRNFLKIGALGLGGLTLPQLLRAEAQSGIRKSHKAVIMIFLPGGPSHQDMFDLKQDAPSEIRGEFKPIKTKVPGIQICEHMPRIAGIMDKLTVIRSIVGARDNHDAFQCMTGHLTSPQPPGGWPSLGSVVSKLQGPVDKAVPAFIGLAPKMGHMEWADPGKPGFLGIAHAPFKPEGAGKADMVLNGVTLDRLADRKNLLARFDGFRRDVDASGLMEGLDAFNEQAFGLLTSSKLLEALDLQKEDKKVVQLYGKGDPKNRDDGGPKLMEHFLIARRLVEAGARCVTLAFSRWDHHGDNFGALRQDLPLFDQGLSALVEDLHQRGLDKDVSVVVWGEFGRTPTINKDAGRDHWPRVSCAVLAGGGMKTGQVIGATDRLGGEATERPVQFGDVFATLYHNLGIDVSKVTIPDLSGRPQYLVESGCQPMPELI from the coding sequence ATGTTGACGATCTACGGTAATAAATCGCGGTTTTGCGACGGCATTTCGCGCAGGAATTTTCTGAAGATCGGCGCGCTGGGGCTGGGCGGTTTGACGTTGCCGCAATTGCTGCGCGCCGAGGCGCAATCCGGCATCCGCAAATCGCACAAGGCCGTCATTATGATCTTCCTGCCGGGCGGGCCGTCGCACCAGGACATGTTCGATCTCAAGCAGGACGCGCCGTCGGAAATTCGCGGCGAGTTCAAGCCGATCAAGACCAAAGTCCCTGGCATCCAGATTTGCGAGCACATGCCGCGCATCGCCGGCATCATGGACAAGCTGACGGTCATACGGTCGATTGTCGGCGCGCGGGACAATCATGATGCGTTCCAATGCATGACGGGCCACCTCACCTCGCCCCAACCTCCGGGCGGCTGGCCGTCGCTCGGGTCGGTCGTATCCAAACTTCAAGGGCCGGTTGACAAGGCGGTGCCGGCGTTCATTGGTCTCGCGCCGAAGATGGGTCACATGGAATGGGCCGATCCCGGCAAACCCGGTTTTCTCGGCATCGCTCATGCGCCCTTCAAGCCCGAAGGCGCGGGCAAAGCCGACATGGTCCTCAACGGAGTCACGCTCGACCGCCTCGCGGACCGCAAGAACTTGCTGGCCCGCTTTGATGGTTTTCGCCGCGATGTCGATGCCAGCGGCTTGATGGAAGGACTCGATGCTTTCAACGAACAGGCGTTCGGGCTGTTGACCTCCAGCAAACTTCTCGAAGCGCTCGATCTGCAAAAGGAAGACAAGAAGGTCGTGCAACTTTACGGCAAAGGCGATCCGAAGAACCGCGACGATGGCGGACCAAAATTGATGGAGCATTTTCTCATCGCACGCCGGCTCGTCGAAGCGGGAGCGCGCTGCGTGACACTGGCGTTCAGCCGCTGGGACCATCACGGCGACAACTTTGGCGCGTTGCGACAGGACCTGCCGCTGTTCGATCAAGGACTCAGCGCGCTGGTCGAAGATTTGCACCAGCGTGGATTGGACAAGGATGTTTCGGTGGTTGTCTGGGGCGAGTTCGGTCGCACGCCGACGATCAATAAAGACGCCGGGCGCGATCACTGGCCCAGAGTTTCGTGCGCAGTGCTGGCGGGAGGCGGCATGAAGACGGGACAGGTCATCGGCGCGACGGACCGATTGGGCGGCGAAGCCACGGAGCGGCCCGTGCAATTCGGCGATGTCTTCGCCACGCTGTATCACAACCTCGGCATCGATGTCAGCAAAGTTACCATCCCGGATCTCTCAGGCCGTCCGCAATATCTGGTCGAGAGCGGCTGCCAGCCGATGCCAGAACTGATTTAG
- a CDS encoding DUF1501 domain-containing protein: MLTIYGQQHRFCDGISRRNFLKVGALGLGGLALPQLLQAEAQSGVRKSHKAVIMIYLPGGPPHQDMFDLKLDAPSEIRGEFKPIKTNVPGIQICEHLPRMAAMMDKLVPIRSIVGMIDEHTDFHCMTGHISRNQPPGGWPSFGSVVSKLQGANDPAVPAYIGLEPKMQHHPYNAASSGFLGVAHHSFHPEGDGKTDMTLNGITLDRLEDRKTLLNSFDNFRRDVDSSGLMAGLDAFNQQAFGMLTSSKMVEALDLKGEDKRTIERYGKGDPKPHGDAAPLYNQQFLMARRLVEAGARVVTCAFGFWDYHGSNFQNARTCLPMLDEGVTALVEDLHQRGLDKDVSVIVWGEFGRTPTINKDAGRDHWPNVSCALLACGGMKTGQVIGSTDRLGGEAHDRPVHFQEVFATLYHNMDIDVNKVTLPDLAGRPQYLVDGHQPMKELI, translated from the coding sequence ATGCTGACGATCTACGGCCAACAGCACCGCTTCTGCGACGGGATTTCCCGGCGGAATTTCCTGAAGGTCGGCGCGTTGGGATTGGGCGGGCTGGCGCTGCCGCAGTTGCTCCAGGCGGAGGCGCAGTCGGGCGTCCGCAAATCGCACAAGGCAGTCATCATGATTTATCTGCCGGGCGGTCCACCGCATCAGGACATGTTCGATCTCAAGCTGGATGCGCCATCGGAAATTCGCGGCGAATTCAAACCGATCAAGACGAACGTTCCCGGCATCCAGATTTGCGAGCACCTGCCGCGCATGGCGGCGATGATGGACAAGCTCGTGCCCATCCGCTCCATCGTCGGCATGATCGATGAGCACACGGATTTTCATTGCATGACCGGGCACATTTCCCGCAACCAACCGCCCGGCGGCTGGCCGTCGTTTGGTTCGGTGGTCTCGAAACTACAGGGCGCGAATGACCCGGCGGTGCCGGCGTACATTGGTTTGGAGCCGAAGATGCAACATCACCCCTACAACGCGGCTTCTTCCGGCTTCCTCGGCGTTGCCCATCATTCTTTTCACCCGGAAGGCGACGGGAAAACCGACATGACGCTCAATGGCATCACGCTGGACCGGTTGGAAGACCGAAAGACGTTGCTGAACAGTTTCGATAACTTTCGCCGAGATGTCGATTCAAGCGGGTTGATGGCTGGCCTCGACGCGTTCAACCAACAGGCGTTCGGCATGTTGACTTCGAGCAAAATGGTCGAGGCGCTGGATTTGAAAGGCGAAGACAAACGCACCATCGAACGCTACGGCAAGGGCGATCCGAAACCGCATGGTGACGCCGCGCCGCTTTACAATCAGCAGTTTTTGATGGCGCGGCGGCTGGTGGAGGCCGGCGCGCGCGTGGTGACTTGCGCGTTCGGATTCTGGGATTATCACGGCAGCAATTTCCAAAATGCCCGCACCTGCCTGCCAATGCTCGACGAGGGCGTCACTGCTCTGGTGGAAGACCTGCACCAGCGCGGATTGGACAAGGATGTCTCCGTGATCGTCTGGGGCGAGTTCGGTCGGACGCCGACGATCAACAAAGATGCCGGACGCGACCACTGGCCCAATGTCTCGTGCGCGTTGCTGGCCTGTGGCGGGATGAAGACCGGACAAGTCATTGGTTCGACCGACCGTCTGGGCGGCGAAGCCCATGATCGCCCGGTACATTTCCAGGAAGTCTTTGCGACGCTCTACCACAACATGGACATCGACGTGAACAAGGTCACCCTGCCTGATCTGGCCGGTCGCCCGCAGTACCTTGTGGACGGGCATCAGCCGATGAAGGAATTAATCTAA